Proteins from a single region of Persephonella hydrogeniphila:
- a CDS encoding ethylbenzene dehydrogenase-related protein, whose product MKKGVKIAAVGLSSIFLSGLAVAQEENIKEFMKYEVLNGQYVKEEIPVDPNAYLWKTVRGKKVFLYPQISVRLNDKQANRLIPKKKLVEAMVKVAYNNDSIAVYVRWKDNTPSIQTVYDTNKFADGVSIEFPNSFGKGITLPYVGMGDGNHPVTVYLQKVVEGRDYQKVFVSEGFGSLTEIKEPAQIEMKYNEKTKEWTAVFKRPLKTENSNLKAGLVPVAFAIWDGSKFERDGNKSLSRWKFIKLGKYKIDEEYLKYVSWGYPADKIGDPAKGKKIALQNGCAACHRFDDQLTAPQGMAPDLSDIGGIANPVYLKESVVNPNDVVIRNLNPNRHYNKHAKPDKFKAYPNNDMYQWYIEVNGKKQSKMPPFSHLSEQDLKDLIAYLSTLRNWKNFK is encoded by the coding sequence ATGAAAAAAGGTGTAAAGATAGCAGCCGTCGGGTTGTCATCAATTTTCCTTTCAGGATTAGCTGTAGCTCAAGAGGAAAATATAAAAGAGTTTATGAAATATGAAGTTCTGAATGGCCAGTATGTAAAAGAAGAAATACCTGTTGATCCGAATGCTTATCTATGGAAAACAGTGAGAGGAAAAAAGGTTTTTCTTTACCCACAGATATCTGTAAGACTAAATGACAAGCAGGCAAACAGGCTTATACCTAAGAAAAAACTTGTTGAAGCTATGGTTAAAGTAGCGTATAACAACGACTCAATAGCTGTTTACGTAAGATGGAAAGACAACACTCCTTCTATCCAGACAGTATACGATACGAACAAATTTGCAGATGGAGTTAGCATCGAGTTTCCAAATAGCTTTGGTAAAGGAATTACACTCCCTTACGTAGGAATGGGAGATGGGAACCATCCGGTAACAGTTTACCTCCAGAAAGTAGTGGAAGGAAGAGATTATCAGAAGGTTTTTGTGTCTGAGGGATTTGGTTCTCTTACAGAGATAAAAGAGCCTGCCCAGATAGAGATGAAATATAATGAGAAAACAAAAGAATGGACAGCTGTCTTCAAAAGACCTTTAAAAACAGAAAACTCAAATCTGAAAGCAGGTCTTGTTCCTGTTGCTTTTGCTATATGGGATGGAAGTAAGTTTGAAAGAGACGGAAATAAGTCTCTTTCCAGGTGGAAGTTTATAAAGCTTGGAAAATACAAAATCGATGAAGAGTACCTGAAATATGTATCGTGGGGATATCCAGCTGATAAAATAGGAGACCCAGCAAAAGGCAAAAAAATAGCCCTCCAGAATGGATGTGCAGCATGCCATAGATTTGATGATCAACTTACAGCACCACAGGGTATGGCTCCAGACCTCTCAGATATAGGAGGAATAGCAAATCCTGTTTATCTAAAGGAGTCTGTAGTGAATCCTAATGATGTTGTGATAAGAAATCTTAATCCAAACAGACATTACAACAAGCATGCAAAACCGGACAAGTTCAAAGCATATCCCAACAATGATATGTACCAGTGGTATATAGAAGTAAATGGAAAAAAACAGTCAAAGATGCCTCCTTTCTCTCACTTAAGTGAACAGGATCTAAAAGACCTGATAGCTTATCTGTCTACATTAAGAAACTGGAAAAACTTTAAGTAA
- the nrfD gene encoding NrfD/PsrC family molybdoenzyme membrane anchor subunit → MIGAEVTFDVALPKVVWGWLVSTNMWAKSIATGTFLLGLYFIKRYPEQDNFFRKWLPFLGIIFIGITLLVTVLDLHHMFRFWKIFFHPHFTSAVTLGAWVVSAFVIVLLISFWSWATGNKKLFDKVMIPGFILAFFATIYTAGIMGEATAREVWVFPAEMISMLLSAMIAGSAAYLIVDAIYGHVLKEEIRRELGYILFGSAGLAAAMFIGELFFAKMHSEFSYEVIKILAFGEVAPFFWLGMIFTFIIPMVLVGIANEYRKYRYAWLASVFALIGLWLIKHAWLIAPQSLPLS, encoded by the coding sequence ATGATAGGGGCAGAAGTTACCTTTGACGTAGCTCTCCCTAAAGTTGTTTGGGGATGGCTTGTATCAACAAATATGTGGGCAAAAAGTATAGCTACAGGAACTTTCCTTCTGGGGCTTTATTTTATAAAGAGATACCCAGAGCAGGATAACTTTTTTAGAAAATGGCTTCCATTTTTAGGAATAATATTCATTGGTATAACACTTCTTGTTACAGTTTTAGATCTTCACCATATGTTCAGATTCTGGAAGATATTCTTCCACCCTCACTTCACATCTGCAGTAACGCTGGGAGCGTGGGTTGTTTCAGCCTTTGTTATTGTGCTTTTAATATCGTTCTGGTCGTGGGCAACAGGAAACAAAAAACTATTTGATAAAGTGATGATTCCGGGATTTATCCTTGCTTTCTTTGCAACTATATATACAGCCGGAATTATGGGAGAAGCAACAGCAAGGGAGGTATGGGTATTCCCTGCAGAGATGATATCAATGCTTCTAAGTGCTATGATAGCTGGCTCTGCAGCGTATCTTATAGTAGATGCTATTTATGGACATGTACTAAAAGAGGAGATTAGGAGAGAACTTGGGTATATTCTCTTTGGTAGTGCAGGTCTTGCAGCAGCAATGTTTATAGGAGAGCTTTTCTTTGCAAAAATGCACAGTGAGTTTTCTTATGAGGTGATAAAAATCCTCGCTTTTGGAGAAGTTGCTCCATTTTTCTGGCTTGGAATGATATTTACATTCATAATTCCAATGGTTCTGGTTGGTATTGCAAATGAATACAGAAAATACAGATATGCATGGCTTGCATCTGTCTTTGCGTTAATAGGCTTATGGCTAATAAAACATGCATGGTTGATAGCTCCACAGAGCTTACCATTAAGTTAA
- a CDS encoding 4Fe-4S dicluster domain-containing protein, with product MKLGFLVDLSRCMGCMACAVACKAENNVPLHSWRLRVKYIDQGEFPDVKRHFVPLRCNHCENAPCERICPVSALHYLPNGIVNVDHDRCIGCASCMMACPYNAIYLDPITNSADKCTYCAHRIEVGMMPACVVACPTHANIFGDLDDPESEISKYLKEHRDVMVRKPELNTHPKHFYVRGSTVALDPLASERPEGFTLFTEVKFLDHIGGH from the coding sequence ATGAAATTAGGATTTCTGGTAGACCTGAGCAGATGTATGGGATGTATGGCCTGCGCTGTCGCCTGCAAAGCAGAAAATAATGTTCCTCTTCACAGTTGGAGGCTCAGGGTAAAGTATATCGATCAGGGTGAATTCCCCGATGTAAAAAGACATTTTGTACCGTTAAGATGTAACCATTGTGAGAATGCGCCCTGTGAGAGAATCTGCCCTGTTTCGGCACTTCATTATCTGCCGAATGGTATAGTAAATGTAGACCACGACAGATGTATAGGCTGTGCTTCCTGTATGATGGCATGTCCGTACAACGCTATTTATCTTGATCCGATCACTAACTCTGCAGACAAGTGTACTTACTGCGCTCACAGAATTGAAGTTGGAATGATGCCAGCATGTGTCGTTGCATGTCCTACCCATGCAAACATATTTGGAGATCTTGATGATCCGGAATCAGAAATATCCAAATATCTTAAAGAGCACAGAGACGTAATGGTGAGAAAACCTGAACTGAACACACATCCAAAACATTTCTATGTAAGAGGCTCTACAGTTGCTCTTGATCCACTTGCTTCAGAAAGACCTGAAGGATTTACCCTGTTTACAGAAGTTAAGTTTTTAGACCATATAGGAGGGCATTAA
- a CDS encoding 4Fe-4S dicluster domain-containing protein: MAKRQLAMVMDLNKCIGCQTCTVACKTQWTNRNGREYMYWNNVETQPGAGYPRNWMEAGGGFDADGNLKDGIIPDMVHDYGVPWDYNHDELFGNAEETVLKPNTDPVWGPNWDEDVGEGDFPNSYFFYLPRICNHCSNPGCLAACPREAIFKREQDGIVLVDLDRCQGYRYCIAGCPYKKIYFNPKISKSEKCIFCFPRIERGLPPACAHQCVGRIRFVGFLDDEDSQVYKLVHKYKVALPLRPDFGTQPNVYYVPPVLSPPKFDEEGKPLEGGRIPMEYLEKLFGPEVHKAAETLLSEMEKRKRGEESELMDILIAYSHADMFRLDENYYQKIAAEKGLKGTEFFKIIDERYVQGANTPKVEGVYGVKFFETQPAMKKEEEGH, from the coding sequence AGTGGACAAACAGAAACGGCAGAGAGTATATGTACTGGAATAATGTTGAAACACAGCCGGGAGCAGGTTATCCAAGGAACTGGATGGAGGCAGGTGGTGGTTTTGATGCAGATGGGAACCTAAAAGATGGAATAATACCGGATATGGTTCATGATTACGGAGTTCCGTGGGATTATAACCATGATGAGCTTTTTGGAAACGCAGAAGAAACAGTGCTTAAACCAAACACAGACCCTGTATGGGGTCCTAACTGGGATGAAGATGTAGGAGAAGGAGATTTCCCTAACTCTTATTTCTTTTACCTCCCAAGAATATGTAATCACTGTTCAAATCCTGGATGTCTTGCTGCCTGTCCCAGAGAGGCAATATTCAAAAGAGAGCAAGATGGTATTGTTCTGGTAGATCTCGATAGATGTCAGGGATACAGATACTGTATAGCAGGATGCCCTTACAAAAAGATATATTTCAACCCGAAAATATCAAAATCAGAGAAATGTATATTCTGTTTCCCAAGAATAGAAAGAGGACTTCCCCCGGCATGTGCCCACCAGTGTGTAGGTAGAATAAGATTTGTCGGTTTCCTTGATGATGAAGACTCACAGGTATACAAACTTGTTCATAAATACAAAGTCGCATTACCTCTCAGACCTGATTTCGGTACACAGCCTAATGTTTACTATGTTCCACCTGTCTTATCCCCTCCAAAATTTGATGAAGAAGGAAAACCACTGGAAGGTGGAAGAATCCCTATGGAATACCTTGAAAAGCTGTTTGGACCGGAAGTTCATAAAGCTGCAGAGACACTTCTATCGGAGATGGAAAAAAGAAAGAGAGGAGAAGAATCTGAGCTTATGGATATACTGATTGCATACAGCCATGCTGATATGTTCAGACTTGATGAGAATTACTACCAGAAAATAGCTGCAGAAAAAGGTCTGAAAGGAACTGAGTTCTTCAAAATAATAGATGAAAGATACGTTCAAGGAGCAAATACTCCAAAGGTTGAAGGTGTTTACGGCGTTAAGTTTTTTGAAACTCAGCCTGCTATGAAAAAGGAAGAAGAGGGTCATTAA